A window of Brettanomyces nanus chromosome 2, complete sequence contains these coding sequences:
- a CDS encoding uncharacterized protein (EggNog:ENOG41) → MSLRYMKGISLLVSSFVSLASGTPYLYGIYSPQLLARCGFSALDSSYLSFSTNIGSSICGFFAGLLIDRFGPQLATGLGALLEFSGFYILYLSYRYELHRFDLLLVAMVNVGFGSVLAYFSTLKVSTINFPHNKGAANSCPVSAYGLAALFYAFISTIFFPDNTQGLLRFIALFAGIVMGIGVVFVRIYDDNGDADLEDNSTTPVVSSGMADSDESGFKYILKGHRGSLAQVNLIRSESSASLFSTVSEASSLSGSLSRSSSYSSCSGNDSGPSEAFPIDMPRTDSHSHLSTARGSIHPSVGSLLSASPSPVDLKARAQSRLTPHSTPLGTPHAQPSWFAAASQIRNHRDDERAVLSTNVAGKLSRSNSSSLSFTARSSTAAIENYQSPGELEGPMGAGEPPATSSNLARQPRKNSGPTLSAADTPDVPSLESRHGSPSTNKSSGSVLVESMPSVSGVFSSHPEVDEAKSAKYLEIFNKRKAKVRKNKHLHDSHLHHHSHKHITAKDHVLGLLRNKLFLSHYVLNAFYCSIGQLYIYSVGFIVKAQLNNQKLNPSLLVLTKLMLTGDGADEDLASPYQALQVSIISFANFLGRIISGPMSDFFAKTLKMSRIWVIMIALAFSTLGQISLLIFNDISSLSFTSLLIGVSYGAVYGTLPSLTAESFGSQNFATTWALIGTGPIMVFLALSNYFGKDYDNHSQFVDDGQGNLIKVCLKGGACYRNVFWLNTCICCTLFVGYSVLLRVSKKIK, encoded by the coding sequence ATGTCCCTTCGTTATATGAAGGGCATTTCGCTATTggtttcttcatttgtttcCTTAGCTTCCGGTACTCCATATCTCTACGGTATATACTCTCCTCAACTCTTGGCTAGATGTGGATTTTCCGCATTGGACTCTTCCTATTTGTCGTTTTCCACTAACATCGGCTCTTCTATTTGTGGTTTCTTTGCTGGTCTTCTCATTGATCGCTTTGGTCCTCAGTTGGCTACAGGCCTCGGTGCTCTACTAGAATTCTCAGGCTTCTACATATTGTACCTTAGTTATCGGTATGAACTTCATAGATTTGACTTATTGCTAGTCGCCATGGTCAATGTGGGATTTGGTTCTGTTCTTGCCTATTTTTCCACTCTTAAGGTCTCCACGATCAACTTTCCTCATAATAAAGGTGCTGCCAATTCGTGTCCCGTCTCGGCCTACGGTCTTGCCGCTTTGTTCTATGCATTCATCTCCACCATTTTTTTCCCTGACAATACGCAGGGACTACTACGATTCATTGCTTTGTTTGCTGGTATTGTTATGGGTATAGGAGTAGTTTTTGTGAGAATATATGATGATAATGGTGACGCtgatcttgaagataaCTCAACCACACCCGTTGTCTCTTCGGGAATGGCCGACTCTGACGAATCGGGGTTTAAATACATTTTAAAGGGTCATCGGGGTTCCTTGGCTCAAGTTAACTTGATACGTAGTGAGTCTTCTGCATCCTTGTTTTCCACTGTCtctgaagcttcttctctgtcagGCTCTCTTTCCAGATCCTCGTCGTATTCTTCGTGCTCGGGAAATGATTCTGGTCCTTCCGAAGCTTTTCCTATAGATATGCCTCGTACTGACTCTCATTCTCATCTCTCTACAGCTCGAGGCTCTATTCATCCATCAGTTGGTAGCTTACTGTCGGCTTCTCCCTCTCCGGTAGACTTGAAAGCCCGTGCTCAGTCCCGGTTAACTCCTCATAGTACTCCTCTGGGCACTCCACATGCTCAACCTTCCTGGTTTGCTGCTGCTAGTCAGATAAGGAACCATAGAGATGATGAGCGTGCTGTGCTTTCTACGAATGTTGCAGGTAAACTTTCCCGTAGTAATTCCAGTTCCCTTAGTTTTACTGCGAGGTCTTCTACCGCTGCTATAGAGAATTATCAAAGCCctggagaacttgaaggacCTATGGGGGCTGGAGAGCCACCTGCCACTTCAAGTAACTTGGCACGGCAGCCTCGAAAAAATTCAGGCCCTACTCTTTCCGCAGCAGATACACCAGATGTGCCGTCTCTTGAATCTCGCCATGGCTCCCCATCTACAAACAAATCAAGTGGTTCTGTTTTGGTGGAATCAATGCCGTCCGTATCAGGGGTATTCTCTTCGCATCCAGAAGTCGATGAAGCAAAGTCCGCCAAGTATCTGGAAATTTTCAATAAAAGAAAGGCCAAAGTTAGAAAAAATAAGCATTTGCATGACAGtcatctgcatcatcatAGTCATAAGCATATAACTGCAAAAGACCATGTTCTGGGCCTCTTAAGGAACAAGTTATTTCTTTCACATTACGTTCTCAACGCCTTTTATTGTTCCATCGGCCAGCTTTATATTTATAGTGTGGGATTCATAGTGAAAGCACAGCTCAACAATCAGAAGTTGAACCCCTCATTATTGGTGTTGACAAAACTTATGCTGACCGGTGATGGTGCTGATGAAGACCTTGCTTCGCCATATCAGGCACTTCAGGTCTCGATTATATCGTTTGCAAACTTCTTAGGAAGAATAATCTCTGGGCCGATGAGTGACTTTTTTGcgaagactttgaagatgagcCGGATTTGGGTGATTATGATTGCTCTAGCGTTTTCTACTTTAGGACAGATATCGCTCTTGATCTTCAACGACATCAGTTCACTTTCATTCACATCCCTGTTAATTGGTGTTAGTTATGGTGCAGTTTACGGTACTCTACCTTCCCTCACAGCAGAATCATTTGGTTCTCAAAACTTTGCCACAACATGGGCATTGATTGGTACTGGGCCTATTATGGTTTTCTTGGCTTTAAGTAACTACTTTGGTAAAGATTACGATAATCATAGTCAGTTTGTCGATGACGGTCAAGGAAACCTGATCAAGGTGTGTTTGAAAGGAGGAGCATGTTACCGAAATGTCTTTTGGCTTAACACTTGTATCTGCTGCACTCTTTTTGTCGGGTACTCTGTATTACTCAGAGTGAGTAAGAAGATTAAATAA
- a CDS encoding uncharacterized protein (EggNog:ENOG41), which yields MYEKVIAMNGEVEKMCVELAKLQSKDKTHDLLVYQQCFNTSAPMSLLLSLNSQNANFSVVKSEKGNDSWIVRRDGLVAWCGNHLDVNLMSSISQLAQIRGEGSVAVASPGQIFKINLAEDETILLNPRSIVAYTSRFESINQSADEFTSGVKNMVDFSVPKVGILSSLDYYYEWSKKSAGAIFRKVNEKVQALISHSSRDLKSTNVSKRVDATSELPEADLGVTPEANSKPVSESTSFLLLNPIQKQKFAVVWHRISGAVENGARVVASKIYLLFGNIFSGSKERYMVEFKGPKTLLVHNAVNLKTEPLSNEEVSKLRL from the coding sequence ATGTATGAGAAGGTGATAGCCATGAACGGTGAAGTGGAAAAGATGTGTGTGGAATTGGCAAAGTTGCAATCAAAGGATAAGACTCACGATTTACTTGTGTACCAACAGTGCTTCAATACAAGTGCACCAATGTCTCTGTTATTATCATTGAACTCCCAAAATGCCAATTTCTCTGTAGTAAAGTCcgaaaaaggaaatgaCAGTTGGATTGTGAGGCGAGATGGCCTGGTGGCATGGTGCGGAAATCATCTTGATGTGAATTTGATGTCCAGTATATCACAACTGGCTCAGATTCGGGGGGAAGGATCGGTGGCCGTTGCGTCTCCGGGCCAAATATTCAAAATTAATTTAGCTGAAGATGAGACGATTCTGTTAAACCCACGCAGTATTGTAGCATATACATCTAGATTTGAGTCAATCAACCAATCAGCCGATGAATTTACCTCTGGTGTTAAAAATATGGTTGATTTTAGCGTCCCCAAAGTTGGTATACTATCAAGTTTAGACTATTATTACGAGTGGAGTAAGAAGTCTGCTGGTGCAATTTTCAGAAAAGTTAATGAAAAGGTGCAGGCTCTAATTTCTCATTCAAGTAGAGACTTGAAGTCCACAAATGTATCTAAACGGGTAGATGCGACCTCAGAGTTACCAGAGGCTGATTTGGGAGTTACTCCAGAAGCTAATTCGAAACCAGTATCCGAGTCTACATCATTTTTATTGCTCAACCCCATCCAAAAGCAGAAATTTGCAGTCGTTTGGCATCGGATATCTGGGGCTGTGGAAAATGGTGCTCGAGTTGTAGCCAGTAAAATATATTTGCTCTTTGGTAACATATTCAGTGGCTCCAAGGAAAGGTACATGGTCGAATTTAAGGGTCCGAAGACTTTGTTGGTACATAATGCTGTCAACTTGAAAACGGAGCCCTTGTCAAATGAGGAAGTTTCAAAGCTAAGGTTATAA